In Bacteroidota bacterium, one DNA window encodes the following:
- a CDS encoding multicopper oxidase domain-containing protein codes for MGPMEMVEGPFTINGHQFSMDTINDTTYLNHVEKWTLINNTLIAHPFHIHDVQFYVTDVNGISVPVSEQVKKDVVLVMPNESVSFITKFEDFADTIPYMYHCHLLHHEDDGMMGSFVVLPGTSDINNPSKNIEVLECSPNPVSGSVRISLKGFEKEIEYSVFNSSNQTVLSQKN; via the coding sequence ATGGGGCCGATGGAAATGGTTGAAGGTCCATTTACAATCAATGGACATCAATTTAGTATGGATACGATAAACGATACTACCTATTTAAATCATGTTGAAAAATGGACTTTAATAAATAATACACTGATCGCCCATCCATTTCATATTCATGATGTACAATTTTATGTCACCGATGTCAATGGTATTTCTGTTCCTGTTTCAGAACAAGTGAAGAAGGATGTTGTTTTAGTCATGCCTAATGAATCAGTATCCTTTATAACCAAGTTTGAAGATTTTGCAGACACCATACCTTACATGTATCATTGTCATTTACTACACCATGAAGATGATGGTATGATGGGATCGTTTGTTGTTTTACCAGGAACATCAGATATAAATAATCCAAGTAAGAATATTGAAGTGTTAGAATGCAGTCCTAATCCCGTTTCCGGATCTGTAAGGATTTCACTGAAAGGTTTTGAAAAAGAAATAGAATACTCTGTATTTAATAGCTCAAACCAGACTGTGCTCTCTCAAAAAAATTGA
- a CDS encoding multicopper oxidase domain-containing protein, with translation MKNKQSIFNLLAVTILFVIANKSYSQNPLFIPPTLSGTNFNLTVQADSTEFFAGHQTPTYGVNGNILGPTLILNKGDNVTLNVTNNIPPVTTMHWHGLHVPAHADGGPHQMIMPGATWSPSFTVMNDAATYWYHPHGQNRTDIQVSKGLAGLIIVKDSAESALNLRELME, from the coding sequence ATGAAAAACAAACAATCAATATTCAATTTATTAGCAGTGACGATCCTTTTCGTCATTGCTAATAAATCGTATTCACAAAATCCTTTATTTATTCCACCCACTTTGTCGGGTACAAATTTCAATTTAACGGTTCAAGCGGATTCAACGGAATTTTTTGCAGGCCATCAAACCCCGACTTATGGTGTTAATGGAAACATTCTTGGCCCAACGTTGATTTTAAATAAAGGTGACAATGTAACACTGAATGTAACAAACAATATTCCACCGGTTACAACTATGCACTGGCATGGTTTACATGTTCCTGCACATGCGGATGGTGGTCCACACCAAATGATCATGCCGGGAGCAACCTGGTCGCCTTCATTTACCGTAATGAATGATGCTGCAACATATTGGTATCATCCACATGGTCAAAATCGTACTGATATTCAAGTTTCAAAAGGACTTGCAGGATTAATAATAGTGAAAGACAGTGCTGAATCAGCATTGAATTTACGAGAACTTATGGAATAG
- a CDS encoding T9SS type A sorting domain-containing protein, translating to MKKSFYLMIALMFVSVISKAQTTAMDFTKVDCDGQSHHLFSELDSGQVVIMEFVMTCNSCIAAGHAIEAMVMDLQAEYPGRVKWYQIAYTNSYTCATMSGFKNTNGFNSAIFDQGAALVAYYGGFGMPTVAVAAGSGHDVLFTNVGFSISDTTAIGIAARNFFATSKVNDLPATIENVSLYPNPVNDLFSIELNMKSKTNVTINLLDVSGKLIREIANEEANSGIHKVSSNLSSIPSGVYTVQILSNGKSINKRINIAH from the coding sequence ATGAAAAAATCATTTTATCTAATGATTGCTTTGATGTTCGTTTCGGTGATTTCCAAAGCTCAAACGACTGCGATGGATTTTACAAAAGTTGATTGCGATGGTCAATCACATCATTTATTCTCTGAACTTGATTCAGGTCAGGTTGTGATCATGGAATTTGTCATGACTTGCAATTCTTGTATAGCTGCTGGGCATGCTATTGAGGCAATGGTCATGGATCTTCAGGCAGAATATCCGGGCAGAGTAAAGTGGTATCAGATCGCTTACACGAATAGCTACACTTGCGCTACTATGTCCGGATTCAAAAACACAAATGGATTCAATAGTGCAATATTCGATCAGGGTGCGGCATTGGTTGCTTATTATGGAGGCTTCGGAATGCCAACTGTAGCAGTTGCTGCAGGGTCAGGACATGATGTGCTTTTTACAAATGTGGGATTTTCCATAAGTGATACAACTGCAATTGGTATTGCGGCAAGAAACTTCTTTGCAACGTCAAAAGTAAATGATTTACCTGCAACAATTGAAAATGTTTCATTGTATCCAAATCCTGTGAATGATCTATTCTCAATTGAATTGAATATGAAATCAAAGACTAATGTTACGATCAATCTGTTAGATGTTTCAGGAAAATTAATTCGCGAGATTGCAAATGAAGAAGCCAACAGCGGAATCCATAAAGTAAGTTCGAACCTGTCTAGCATCCCATCCGGTGTTTATACAGTACAAATCCTTAGTAATGGCAAATCAATTAACAAAAGAATAAATATTGCTCACTAA